Proteins encoded in a region of the Haloglomus salinum genome:
- a CDS encoding COX15/CtaA family protein — protein sequence MDLPSRSELSFRHYLAGTTALTGILMLLGVYTAAAGAGLTCAQRWPLCDGAVFGLFPADWMSFIEWFHRLVAMVTGFVILGATGHAWRAGLSRRVRGALTVATVLLPAQIVLGALTVTEYEWVILTAHFSTATVIYAGVALATGWTFAGSVTAGAARRATLAAAALLPAFLVLSPRLVFVYGATAQVALYAVGLAALAALCWAAVWSREAGSEPRMTLATSLAAVVLGGLLVLGRQVFGASAQLVMTGGTLLAFYLSFAAAHTRPPATGRSRELSGAERGSRGDD from the coding sequence ATGGACCTCCCGTCCCGGTCGGAACTGTCCTTCCGACATTACCTCGCGGGGACGACCGCACTCACGGGGATTCTGATGCTGCTGGGCGTGTACACGGCAGCAGCGGGTGCCGGACTGACGTGTGCCCAGCGGTGGCCACTGTGTGACGGTGCGGTGTTCGGCCTGTTCCCGGCCGACTGGATGAGCTTCATCGAGTGGTTCCACCGGCTCGTCGCGATGGTGACGGGGTTCGTCATCCTCGGGGCCACCGGCCACGCGTGGCGGGCGGGGCTCTCGCGCCGCGTGCGTGGCGCACTGACCGTCGCGACGGTCCTGCTGCCCGCACAGATCGTCCTGGGTGCCCTGACCGTCACGGAGTACGAGTGGGTCATCCTGACGGCGCACTTCTCGACGGCGACGGTCATCTACGCCGGTGTGGCGCTGGCGACCGGGTGGACGTTCGCCGGGTCCGTCACGGCCGGGGCGGCCCGCCGGGCGACGCTGGCCGCGGCCGCGCTCCTGCCGGCTTTCCTCGTCCTCTCGCCCCGGCTCGTGTTCGTCTACGGGGCGACCGCACAGGTCGCGCTGTACGCCGTCGGGCTGGCGGCACTGGCAGCACTCTGCTGGGCTGCCGTCTGGAGCCGCGAGGCGGGGAGTGAACCGCGCATGACGCTGGCGACCAGCCTCGCAGCGGTCGTGCTCGGTGGGCTTCTGGTGCTGGGTCGGCAGGTGTTCGGCGCGAGTGCGCAACTGGTGATGACGGGCGGAACACTGCTGGCGTTCTACCTGTCCTTCGCCGCTGCCCACACCCGCCCGCCGGCCACCGGCCGCTCGCGTGAGCTGTCGGGAGCCGAGCGCGGCAGCCGGGGCGACGACTGA
- a CDS encoding 4a-hydroxytetrahydrobiopterin dehydratase — protein MADLLSDDEIDAQLPDGWSHESDRIERTYEFDSYLEGVGFASGAGGLAEEAFHHPTLTVEWREVTVELTSHEEGGVTTKDIDLAERLNELAD, from the coding sequence ATGGCAGACCTCCTGTCCGACGATGAGATCGACGCGCAGCTCCCCGACGGCTGGAGCCACGAGAGCGACCGGATCGAGCGGACCTACGAGTTCGACTCCTACCTCGAGGGTGTCGGCTTCGCCTCGGGCGCGGGCGGACTCGCCGAGGAGGCGTTCCACCATCCGACGCTGACCGTCGAGTGGCGCGAGGTGACCGTCGAGTTGACCAGCCACGAGGAGGGGGGCGTCACGACGAAGGACATCGACCTCGCCGAGCGGCTGAACGAACTCGCCGACTGA
- the lwrS gene encoding LWR-salt protein: MADERRGGPGVGDAAYVFRVTFRLEPEEGVTVAPETFETTLERRADPPGEAGWLFFRDNCWRGEANDEAHLCDLASEALGVEVVSVAFRELRTDEAYLSALREAIAADLSLFRTDDVDEVLHKYLGSSIHVRE; encoded by the coding sequence ATGGCCGACGAGCGGCGAGGAGGTCCGGGCGTCGGGGACGCGGCGTACGTCTTCCGTGTCACGTTCCGACTGGAGCCGGAAGAGGGCGTGACCGTCGCCCCCGAGACGTTCGAGACGACGCTAGAGCGACGGGCCGACCCGCCGGGTGAGGCGGGCTGGCTGTTCTTCCGCGACAACTGCTGGCGGGGTGAGGCGAACGACGAGGCGCACCTGTGCGACCTGGCGAGCGAGGCACTCGGGGTCGAGGTGGTCTCGGTCGCCTTCCGCGAACTCCGGACCGACGAGGCGTATCTGTCGGCGCTGCGCGAGGCCATCGCGGCGGACCTCTCGCTCTTCCGTACCGACGATGTCGACGAGGTCCTGCACAAGTACCTCGGGTCCTCCATCCACGTCCGGGAGTAG
- a CDS encoding HAD family hydrolase, which produces MSHAADYDVWLFDLDGTLVDVEPSYIHETLGEVGDRLGHEFGPTEAEAIWHGFGAGANDVLAERGVDVEAFWETFHEVEDPIARAEAAFCYDDAEWVGALDEPVGLVTHCQSYLTEPVLDRLDLRDWFDTVVCCDAETGWKPDARPVELALADLGVGRDPSGPLVGDNPSDVGAAWNAGLEGVHVERHGHERRGCCVLGDRRLRSLDALAPGTGRVPDATSGG; this is translated from the coding sequence ATGAGTCACGCCGCGGACTACGACGTCTGGCTGTTCGACCTCGACGGGACGCTGGTGGATGTCGAGCCGTCGTACATCCACGAGACACTCGGCGAGGTCGGCGACCGGCTCGGCCACGAGTTCGGTCCCACCGAGGCCGAGGCCATCTGGCACGGGTTCGGCGCGGGCGCGAACGACGTGCTGGCCGAGCGTGGCGTCGATGTCGAGGCGTTCTGGGAGACGTTCCACGAGGTCGAGGACCCTATCGCCCGCGCCGAGGCCGCGTTCTGCTACGACGACGCCGAGTGGGTCGGTGCGCTCGACGAGCCGGTCGGGCTGGTGACCCACTGCCAGTCCTATCTCACCGAGCCCGTGCTGGACCGGCTGGACCTGCGCGACTGGTTCGACACGGTCGTCTGCTGTGACGCGGAGACGGGCTGGAAACCCGACGCCCGACCGGTCGAGCTGGCACTCGCCGACCTCGGCGTCGGACGGGACCCCTCCGGGCCGCTGGTCGGCGACAACCCCTCGGACGTGGGGGCGGCGTGGAACGCCGGGCTGGAGGGAGTCCACGTCGAGCGCCACGGCCACGAGCGGCGCGGCTGCTGTGTGCTGGGAGACCGGCGGCTCCGGAGCCTCGACGCACTCGCCCCCGGGACGGGCCGGGTACCCGACGCTACTTCCGGTGGGTGA
- a CDS encoding DUF7385 family protein, translated as MDEFDEIVSSCTPRETGAVDIYQNTVGLACPSCDEPFDDLIVSKEFTRLNLSRQMDICATVHEGSPVLFTHRK; from the coding sequence ATGGACGAGTTCGACGAAATCGTCTCCTCGTGTACGCCCCGCGAGACCGGCGCCGTCGATATCTACCAGAACACGGTCGGGCTGGCGTGCCCGTCCTGTGACGAGCCGTTCGACGACCTCATCGTCTCGAAGGAGTTCACCCGCCTCAACCTCTCCCGGCAGATGGACATCTGCGCGACGGTCCACGAGGGGAGTCCGGTCCTGTTCACCCACCGGAAGTAG
- a CDS encoding CAP domain-containing protein: MANKIALLLLGGIVVTATSAGAAIGVYLDGGGPLLESGGDGEDGSAAPTPTLTATATAATDTGDAGGNSDDGGGTATEKPGSAGTTPPPTSTGTPPPTATSEPDATATPGPIRPDSFNETKIQLLVVEEINDRRVERGLEKLRSDEVLTRMAGNHSRRMSEQGYVSHAAGGYTTADRYRRNGMYDRCKVFNDDETRIREGKQLETLEKVSAGGEYGGQVNRNDRDVAVDAVEKWFTENSDRRKLTFENAELLGVGVHVSGSNRAYLTADLC, translated from the coding sequence ATGGCGAACAAGATCGCGCTGCTCCTGCTTGGGGGAATCGTCGTCACAGCGACGAGCGCGGGCGCCGCCATCGGTGTGTATCTCGATGGCGGCGGGCCGTTGCTCGAGAGTGGCGGCGACGGCGAGGACGGCAGCGCAGCCCCGACGCCCACGCTGACCGCCACCGCCACGGCGGCCACAGATACGGGTGACGCTGGCGGTAACAGTGACGATGGGGGTGGAACCGCGACCGAGAAGCCGGGGAGCGCCGGCACGACACCACCGCCGACATCGACCGGAACGCCGCCGCCGACCGCGACATCCGAGCCGGACGCGACGGCGACACCGGGCCCGATCCGCCCCGACTCGTTCAACGAGACGAAGATCCAGCTGCTGGTCGTCGAGGAGATCAACGACCGGCGCGTCGAGCGCGGGCTGGAGAAGCTCCGCTCCGACGAGGTGCTGACCAGGATGGCCGGGAACCACAGCCGCCGGATGAGCGAACAGGGCTACGTCTCCCACGCTGCAGGGGGGTACACGACCGCGGACCGCTACCGTCGGAACGGGATGTACGACCGGTGCAAAGTGTTCAACGATGACGAGACCAGGATTCGTGAGGGGAAGCAACTCGAAACGCTTGAGAAGGTGTCTGCAGGGGGAGAATACGGCGGACAGGTCAACCGCAACGACCGAGACGTCGCCGTCGACGCAGTCGAGAAGTGGTTCACAGAGAACTCCGACCGGCGTAAGTTGACGTTCGAGAACGCTGAACTCCTCGGCGTCGGCGTCCACGTCAGTGGGAGCAACCGTGCGTACCTGACGGCGGATCTCTGCTGA
- a CDS encoding ABC transporter ATP-binding protein: MSENRPDTEGDVAGSEDAPALELEDVSVRYGDRTVLDGVSLSVRRGEFLALVGPNGAGKTSLLRTVNGLVTPDSGTVRIAGTDATSLSVRERARRVATVPQETSVGFDFPVRDLVAMGRTAHRSRFSQRGESDRAVVQRALDRTDTATFADRSVGSLSGGERQRVVLARALAQAAPLLLLDEPTASLDINHQVRVLGLVSDLVHAPADGSTNRDATADTPAERTAVAAIHDLDLAARFCDRVALLADGSIQAVGPPDAVLDAEQLRAAYGIETVVTENAATGTPTVTALTDAATNAVEPSRTPLEADDD, translated from the coding sequence GTGAGCGAGAATCGACCCGACACGGAAGGCGACGTGGCCGGCAGTGAGGATGCACCCGCACTCGAACTGGAGGACGTGAGCGTCCGGTACGGCGACCGGACCGTCCTCGACGGGGTCTCGCTCTCGGTCCGGCGCGGGGAGTTCCTCGCACTCGTCGGCCCGAACGGCGCCGGCAAGACCTCGCTCCTGCGGACCGTCAACGGGCTCGTCACGCCCGACTCGGGGACGGTTCGCATCGCCGGAACGGACGCCACGAGCCTGTCGGTGCGCGAACGCGCGCGCCGGGTCGCGACCGTCCCCCAGGAGACGAGCGTCGGCTTCGACTTCCCTGTCCGCGACCTCGTGGCGATGGGCCGGACAGCCCACCGCTCGCGGTTCTCGCAAAGGGGTGAGAGCGACCGGGCGGTCGTCCAGCGCGCGCTCGACCGGACCGACACGGCGACGTTCGCCGACCGCTCGGTCGGGTCACTGAGCGGCGGCGAGCGCCAGCGGGTCGTTCTCGCGCGGGCGCTTGCGCAGGCCGCGCCGCTGCTCCTGCTCGACGAACCGACCGCCAGTCTCGACATCAACCATCAGGTCCGTGTCCTCGGGCTCGTGAGCGACCTCGTCCACGCACCCGCCGACGGCTCGACGAACCGGGATGCCACAGCCGACACACCAGCCGAGCGAACCGCCGTCGCCGCCATCCACGACCTCGACCTCGCCGCCCGGTTCTGCGACCGCGTCGCGTTACTCGCCGACGGCAGTATCCAGGCGGTCGGTCCGCCGGACGCGGTGCTCGACGCCGAGCAGCTGCGGGCGGCCTACGGCATCGAGACGGTCGTCACGGAGAACGCCGCGACCGGAACACCGACCGTGACGGCGCTGACAGACGCCGCCACGAACGCGGTCGAACCGTCGCGAACGCCGCTGGAAGCGGACGACGACTAG
- the btuC gene encoding vitamin B12 ABC transporter permease BtuC produces the protein MYERQRTVAWSAGLAAALALVTVYSATIGPVAIPPLAVAKAILNDVALPTLAVGAGLVQWVHPFTFPVEQSHAVIVTKLRLPRIALGAAVGFALATAGTVMQGFFRNPMADPSIIGVSTGAAVGAVAAIVFQPAIPLLPDLQAMAFGMALLAGFTVYLIAREGGRTPVATLLLAGVAVQTFLGAVVSYTLLFAGDSLERAVYWLMGHLHAANWGKVGAIWPVAVLGFLVTLAYARDLNVLLVGEDDAHTMGVEVERTKRVLLAVASILTAAAVAVAGVIGFVGLVVPHVMRLLVGPDHRILLPTSALAGAGFLVATDTLARAGPAEVPVGIVTAALGAPFFLYLLRNREVHSL, from the coding sequence ATGTACGAGCGGCAGCGCACGGTCGCGTGGTCGGCGGGGCTAGCGGCTGCGCTGGCGCTCGTGACCGTCTACAGCGCCACCATCGGCCCCGTCGCCATCCCGCCGCTGGCGGTGGCGAAGGCCATCCTCAACGACGTCGCGCTCCCCACGCTGGCCGTCGGCGCCGGGCTGGTGCAGTGGGTCCACCCGTTCACCTTCCCGGTCGAGCAGTCGCACGCGGTCATCGTGACGAAACTGCGGCTGCCGCGTATCGCGCTGGGCGCGGCCGTGGGCTTCGCACTGGCCACCGCCGGGACCGTGATGCAGGGGTTCTTCCGCAACCCGATGGCCGACCCCTCCATCATCGGCGTGTCGACGGGCGCCGCCGTCGGTGCCGTCGCTGCCATCGTCTTCCAGCCGGCCATCCCACTGCTGCCGGACCTGCAGGCGATGGCGTTCGGGATGGCGCTGCTCGCGGGCTTCACCGTCTACCTCATCGCCCGCGAGGGCGGCCGGACGCCGGTCGCGACGCTGCTGCTGGCGGGGGTCGCGGTCCAGACGTTCCTCGGCGCGGTCGTCTCCTACACGCTGCTGTTCGCCGGTGACTCGCTCGAGCGGGCCGTCTACTGGCTGATGGGCCACCTCCACGCGGCCAACTGGGGGAAGGTCGGCGCCATCTGGCCCGTCGCCGTGCTCGGGTTCCTCGTCACGCTCGCGTACGCCCGCGACCTGAACGTCCTGCTCGTCGGCGAGGACGACGCGCACACGATGGGCGTCGAGGTCGAGCGCACGAAGCGGGTGCTGCTGGCCGTCGCGAGCATCCTGACGGCTGCCGCGGTCGCCGTAGCCGGCGTCATCGGCTTCGTCGGCCTCGTCGTCCCGCACGTGATGCGCCTCCTCGTCGGCCCGGACCACCGCATCCTCCTCCCCACCTCGGCGCTCGCCGGCGCGGGCTTCCTCGTCGCCACCGACACGCTCGCCCGCGCCGGACCCGCGGAGGTACCGGTCGGCATCGTCACCGCGGCGCTCGGCGCCCCGTTCTTCCTCTACCTGCTGCGCAACCGCGAGGTGCATTCGCTGTGA
- a CDS encoding PGF-CTERM-anchored ABC transporter substrate-binding protein: MRRLTTLAVAVLLLTVAPGGALAASATGPEGAHASVSSSVGTATQQDCSFPVSRVDATGTNVTVSEDPERVVVLAPSAAQTMWELNEDSSVVGLPTGPTTAYLEGSQNRTDVTNQDGTVNQERVVGLQPDLVLAPNIVPNGTVSQLRSAGLTVYKVDFGKSLASITTKVSLFGRFTGACDRAATVNSDFNASLEDIRANAPEQPPRVAYFFYNFTTGEGTFIHEAIETAGGDNIAANAGVSGYKPLNDEIVADRNPQWVVRPAGSSLPSGPPWNGTDAYVLGQTLTVDNNLISQPGPRVVQPMQNMSEAFQNTETLETDTGSATETPTAVQDDPGETPSGDAENVTMQNAGGDGEQTPDAETNSGGQPGFGAVTALAAALIGLLALARRTE, translated from the coding sequence ATGCGCAGACTCACGACGCTGGCTGTGGCCGTGTTGCTGCTGACCGTCGCGCCCGGCGGGGCGCTGGCGGCGTCGGCCACTGGCCCGGAAGGGGCGCACGCATCGGTATCGAGCAGCGTGGGGACGGCCACCCAGCAGGACTGTTCGTTCCCCGTCTCGCGGGTCGACGCGACCGGGACGAACGTCACCGTCTCCGAGGACCCCGAGCGGGTGGTCGTGCTGGCCCCCAGCGCCGCACAGACGATGTGGGAGCTGAACGAGGACTCCAGCGTGGTCGGCCTGCCGACGGGGCCCACGACCGCGTACCTGGAGGGTTCGCAGAACCGGACCGACGTGACCAATCAGGACGGCACTGTCAACCAGGAGCGGGTGGTCGGCCTGCAGCCGGACCTCGTGCTCGCGCCGAACATCGTCCCGAACGGGACGGTCTCGCAGCTCCGGAGCGCCGGCCTTACCGTCTACAAGGTCGATTTCGGCAAGTCGCTCGCGTCCATCACGACGAAGGTGTCGCTGTTCGGCCGCTTCACGGGCGCCTGTGACCGCGCGGCGACCGTCAACAGCGATTTCAATGCCTCGCTGGAGGATATCCGCGCGAACGCACCCGAGCAGCCCCCCCGCGTGGCCTACTTCTTCTACAACTTCACCACCGGTGAGGGGACGTTCATCCACGAGGCCATCGAGACGGCCGGCGGCGACAACATCGCCGCCAACGCCGGTGTGTCGGGGTACAAGCCGCTGAACGACGAGATCGTCGCGGACCGGAACCCGCAGTGGGTCGTCCGGCCGGCCGGCTCGTCGCTGCCCTCGGGCCCGCCGTGGAACGGCACGGACGCCTACGTCCTCGGGCAGACGCTGACCGTGGACAACAACCTCATCAGCCAGCCGGGGCCGCGCGTGGTCCAGCCGATGCAGAACATGTCCGAGGCGTTCCAGAACACGGAGACGCTGGAGACGGACACCGGGTCCGCGACCGAAACCCCGACTGCGGTGCAGGACGACCCCGGTGAGACGCCCTCGGGCGACGCGGAGAACGTGACGATGCAGAACGCGGGCGGTGATGGGGAGCAGACGCCCGACGCCGAGACGAACTCCGGCGGTCAGCCCGGCTTCGGCGCCGTAACCGCGCTCGCCGCGGCCCTCATCGGGCTGCTGGCGCTCGCGCGGCGGACCGAGTAA
- a CDS encoding helix-turn-helix domain-containing protein, producing the protein MPDHDTDARRRLAERMAGEITLSDDPGATMRKWRTEFDVSGTELADELGVSPSVVSDYEGGRRDSPGIGIVRRVVEALLAIDEARGGGRVRQHARVVEAGFDRDIVHDLREYPARVPISRVYEAVGATELAPGDDTTVAGHTVINSIQAITRLSSEEFYRLYGQSTNRVLVFTEVTRGESPLVALRVVTPTPSAVVLHGITPEECWEHAPKLARADGFSLAVADGPLEDLLGGLREVA; encoded by the coding sequence ATGCCCGACCACGATACCGACGCGCGCCGCCGCCTCGCCGAGCGGATGGCCGGCGAGATAACACTCAGCGACGACCCCGGCGCGACGATGCGCAAGTGGCGGACCGAGTTCGACGTGAGCGGCACCGAACTCGCCGACGAACTCGGCGTCTCGCCCTCTGTGGTCTCGGACTACGAGGGCGGGCGCCGGGACTCGCCGGGCATCGGCATCGTCCGGCGGGTCGTGGAGGCGCTCCTCGCTATCGACGAGGCACGCGGTGGCGGTCGCGTCCGCCAGCACGCCCGGGTCGTCGAGGCGGGCTTCGACCGCGACATCGTCCACGACCTGCGCGAGTATCCCGCACGGGTCCCTATCTCGCGGGTGTACGAGGCCGTCGGCGCGACGGAACTCGCGCCCGGCGACGACACGACCGTCGCGGGTCACACCGTCATCAACTCCATCCAGGCCATCACGCGGCTCTCCAGCGAGGAGTTCTACCGGCTGTACGGGCAGTCGACCAACCGCGTCCTCGTGTTCACGGAGGTCACGCGCGGGGAGTCGCCGCTCGTCGCGTTGCGCGTGGTGACGCCGACGCCATCTGCGGTGGTCCTGCACGGCATCACGCCCGAGGAGTGCTGGGAGCATGCGCCGAAGCTCGCGCGCGCGGACGGGTTCTCGCTGGCCGTCGCGGACGGCCCGCTGGAGGACCTGCTGGGCGGGCTGCGTGAGGTGGCGTAG
- a CDS encoding RNA-guided endonuclease InsQ/TnpB family protein — MEMRRTAVVKLAVSDEQRDALHRTADQYLYCANRTADYCWSDASDTECKTNKRQVRDALYSELREETDLQAQLVQAAIRRAVEAVKSGVERWKKGQRVSQPTFTAETMDYDARSATFYRNKVSLATIEGRVEPSFVLPADSPTPYERYVLSEDHEFRESTVRYDAVDNEFYLHISTRRIDGDAEVSEDTGHPDQTVLGIDLGVNSLAVSSTGRFWQGDDYDHWCREFEKRRGEMQQRGTQSAHNAILRLGKREEAWRKQYIHTVANELVSEAVEHDCDVIVFEDLTDIRERLPHAKWHHVWAFRRLVEYVAYKAPERGVTVEQVEPNHTSQRCSRTDCGFTHENNRHGEHFECQKCGYEVNADYNGAKNIGLRYARKRIHRLRSSPKSGSGDAEVDLRITGGTLSGESHRPIAGG; from the coding sequence ATGGAAATGCGTCGAACCGCTGTCGTGAAACTCGCCGTTTCCGACGAGCAACGCGACGCACTCCACCGAACCGCCGACCAATACCTGTACTGCGCGAACCGAACCGCCGACTACTGTTGGTCCGACGCCTCCGACACCGAGTGCAAGACCAACAAACGGCAGGTTCGTGACGCGCTCTACTCCGAACTTCGAGAGGAGACGGACCTACAGGCACAACTTGTCCAAGCCGCCATTCGGCGAGCCGTCGAAGCCGTCAAAAGCGGTGTCGAACGCTGGAAGAAGGGACAGCGCGTCTCCCAACCGACGTTCACCGCCGAAACGATGGACTACGACGCACGGAGCGCGACCTTCTACCGCAACAAGGTGTCGCTGGCAACCATCGAGGGCCGGGTCGAACCCTCGTTCGTCCTCCCGGCGGACAGCCCCACGCCCTACGAGCGGTACGTCCTCTCCGAGGACCACGAGTTCCGCGAGAGTACGGTTCGATACGACGCAGTAGACAACGAGTTCTACCTCCACATCTCGACTCGGCGGATAGACGGCGACGCAGAGGTTTCGGAAGATACCGGGCACCCCGACCAAACGGTCCTCGGTATCGACCTCGGCGTCAACAGTCTTGCCGTCTCCTCGACCGGGCGCTTCTGGCAAGGAGACGATTACGACCACTGGTGCCGTGAGTTTGAGAAGCGACGCGGTGAGATGCAACAGCGCGGGACTCAATCCGCGCACAACGCCATACTTCGACTCGGCAAGCGCGAAGAAGCGTGGCGGAAACAGTACATCCACACCGTCGCTAACGAACTTGTCTCGGAAGCCGTCGAACACGACTGCGACGTTATCGTGTTCGAGGACTTGACCGACATTCGAGAGCGACTTCCGCACGCGAAGTGGCACCACGTGTGGGCGTTCCGACGCCTCGTCGAGTACGTCGCGTACAAAGCACCCGAGCGGGGCGTCACCGTCGAACAAGTTGAGCCGAACCACACGTCCCAACGCTGTTCTCGGACGGACTGTGGGTTCACTCATGAGAACAACCGCCACGGAGAACACTTTGAGTGCCAGAAGTGTGGGTATGAGGTGAACGCGGATTACAACGGCGCGAAGAACATCGGGCTACGGTACGCTCGAAAGCGGATACACAGACTCCGTTCCTCGCCTAAGTCGGGGAGCGGAGACGCAGAAGTAGACCTGCGTATAACTGGTGGAACGTTGAGCGGCGAGAGTCACCGGCCTATCGCCGGTGGCTGA
- the hmgB gene encoding hydroxymethylglutaryl-CoA synthase translates to MTEKSVGIDAVEIHTGKLRLDLAETYAPAKDDDPGKYTKGLGLFASSFPDVYEDIVTMGANAAHRLMERRDLTPADIGRIDVATESSFDNSKPVSTYIAGCLEQVYDEDFHHANKGERKFACISGTQSLDDAYNWIRAGRNRGRAALVIATDTALYARGDPGEATQGAGAVAMLIAEDPDLVELSTHQGYGSADETDFLKPNQQFPSVDGKRSVQVYLARMREALMDYESVAGDTHPDDFALVPFHTPFPGMVRKAALLGFRHVARDTEYEDQLAEELGRQPRQEEYDDIEAFQDALKEYTDALAETEVYQDWYAETVEPTLELSRYCGNWYTGSVHVARASGLLEAAEAGEDLAGERLLVGSYGSGAQAEIHHEVIQPGWEENIRALGVKDQLRDRYELTFDEYERIHDAHNHEKETDVDELTTPEDEFVFDGWGRMGERKYRYV, encoded by the coding sequence ATGACCGAGAAATCCGTCGGTATCGATGCAGTCGAAATCCACACAGGGAAACTCAGACTGGACCTCGCGGAGACGTACGCGCCCGCGAAGGACGACGACCCGGGCAAGTACACGAAGGGGCTCGGCCTGTTCGCCTCCTCGTTCCCGGACGTGTACGAGGACATCGTGACGATGGGCGCGAACGCGGCCCACCGGTTGATGGAGCGGCGCGACCTCACACCCGCTGACATCGGCCGCATCGACGTGGCGACCGAGTCCTCGTTCGACAACTCGAAGCCCGTCTCGACGTACATCGCGGGCTGTCTGGAGCAGGTGTACGACGAGGACTTCCACCACGCCAACAAGGGCGAGCGGAAGTTCGCCTGCATCTCGGGCACGCAGTCGCTGGACGACGCGTACAACTGGATCCGGGCGGGGCGGAATCGTGGCCGGGCGGCGCTGGTCATCGCGACGGACACGGCGCTGTACGCCCGTGGCGACCCCGGTGAGGCGACGCAGGGCGCCGGCGCGGTGGCGATGCTCATCGCCGAGGACCCGGACCTCGTCGAGCTGTCTACCCACCAGGGGTACGGCAGCGCCGACGAGACGGACTTCCTGAAGCCCAACCAGCAGTTCCCGAGCGTCGACGGGAAGCGGTCCGTGCAGGTGTACCTGGCGCGGATGCGGGAGGCGCTGATGGACTACGAGTCCGTCGCGGGCGACACCCACCCCGACGACTTCGCGCTGGTGCCGTTCCACACCCCGTTCCCGGGGATGGTCCGGAAGGCCGCGCTGCTCGGGTTCCGGCACGTCGCCCGGGACACGGAGTACGAGGACCAGCTCGCCGAGGAGCTCGGGCGACAGCCCCGGCAGGAAGAGTACGACGACATCGAGGCGTTCCAGGACGCGCTCAAGGAGTACACGGACGCACTCGCCGAGACAGAGGTGTACCAGGACTGGTACGCCGAGACCGTCGAGCCGACGCTGGAGCTGTCGCGGTACTGCGGGAACTGGTACACCGGCAGCGTCCACGTCGCGCGGGCGTCGGGGCTGCTGGAGGCCGCCGAGGCAGGCGAGGACCTCGCGGGCGAGCGCCTGCTCGTCGGCTCCTACGGCAGCGGCGCGCAGGCCGAGATCCACCACGAGGTCATCCAGCCCGGGTGGGAGGAGAACATCCGCGCGCTCGGCGTGAAGGACCAGCTCCGCGACCGCTACGAGCTGACGTTCGACGAGTACGAGCGCATCCACGACGCCCACAACCACGAGAAGGAGACCGACGTCGACGAGTTGACCACGCCCGAGGACGAGTTCGTCTTCGACGGCTGGGGCCGGATGGGCGAGCGCAAGTACCGCTACGTGTAA